One stretch of Nitrospirota bacterium DNA includes these proteins:
- the cas3 gene encoding CRISPR-associated helicase Cas3' yields the protein MNDLFIAHRRTHDGEEQTVSEHLMNTAVIARCLAGKLGIPEAGELLGLLHDFGKYSRQFQAYIQSATGILNPDADDDYVDAVTLRGKIDHSSAGAQWIWENFRRYGQQGELVGQILALCLASHHGAGLIDCLKPDGVNGFVARIRKADAKTHLQECMESVDPEVLKKLNLLATPGLIQECSQQILKLVDPGKYQSMIVRHFGIGLWTRFLFSCLIDADRINSADFENPGNESLRSQGRANWPVAIERLETKLTNLPVRHDIDTIRRSISERCKERAVDPQGIYTLTVPTGGGKTYSSIRYALHHAQKHSLDRIIYIIPYTSIIEQNAQAIRDLLEVEGDKYPWVLEHHSNLEPERQTWRDKLISENWDAPIVFTTMVQFLDTLFSGGTRGARKMHQLARSVLIFDEIQTLPINCVHLFCNAVNFLVSEAGTTVVLCTATQPLLDKLKSPDKGQLAIPKGNELVENVVELFEQLKRVAISNKVRPAGWTESELTELAVDEYEQKGSCLVVVNTKKWAQLLFESCKDKVEAGSLFHLSTSLCPAHRKVILDQVRQRLDDELPVMCISTQLIEAGVDVDFASVIRFLAGMDSIAQAAGRCNRNGKLPQATVHVVNPREEAIDMLHDIKEGRDKALRVLSEKGDTDLIDPEVMSLYFSYYFYSRAAEMDYPVSPRQAGRQDSLLSLLSDNRRNIARTEPLQLRQSFGTAGKIFQAIDAPTQAVIVPYGEGKEIITGLCAAFEPTKAHQLLKRAQKYSVNMFPNVMQKLKEAQAVRPVQKGAEIYYLDERYYSRDFGLSTEEIGPMEFLNA from the coding sequence ATGAATGACCTCTTCATAGCCCATCGTCGGACACACGACGGGGAGGAACAAACTGTAAGTGAACATTTGATGAACACTGCGGTAATTGCGCGCTGCTTGGCTGGCAAGCTTGGCATACCTGAGGCGGGGGAGTTACTTGGTTTGCTTCATGATTTTGGCAAGTACAGCAGACAGTTTCAGGCTTACATCCAATCGGCAACCGGAATACTGAACCCCGATGCAGATGATGATTACGTCGATGCCGTGACACTCAGGGGCAAAATTGATCATTCAAGTGCCGGAGCACAGTGGATATGGGAAAACTTTCGCCGATATGGTCAGCAGGGGGAACTGGTAGGGCAAATACTTGCGCTCTGTCTTGCCTCTCACCATGGTGCTGGATTGATCGATTGTTTGAAGCCGGATGGGGTAAATGGATTTGTTGCCAGGATACGCAAGGCCGATGCAAAAACCCATCTGCAGGAGTGCATGGAGTCTGTAGATCCTGAGGTTTTAAAGAAGCTTAACCTTCTTGCTACACCGGGCCTCATTCAAGAATGTTCGCAACAAATTCTCAAGTTGGTTGATCCCGGTAAATATCAATCCATGATCGTCAGGCATTTCGGTATTGGTCTGTGGACTCGTTTCTTGTTCAGCTGCCTGATTGATGCGGACAGAATTAACAGCGCCGATTTTGAAAACCCGGGCAATGAAAGTTTGCGGTCGCAGGGGCGTGCTAACTGGCCGGTTGCCATTGAACGCCTTGAAACCAAGCTTACTAACCTACCAGTCCGGCATGACATCGACACCATCCGCAGGTCTATCTCGGAGCGGTGCAAGGAAAGGGCAGTTGATCCGCAGGGGATTTATACCTTAACCGTGCCAACCGGTGGCGGCAAAACCTATTCCAGCATACGTTACGCCCTGCACCATGCCCAGAAGCACAGCCTTGATCGCATCATCTATATCATCCCTTATACCTCGATCATCGAACAAAATGCCCAGGCCATTCGCGACTTGCTTGAGGTTGAGGGTGACAAATACCCCTGGGTGCTCGAACATCATTCTAATCTTGAGCCGGAACGACAGACCTGGCGAGACAAGCTCATTTCCGAGAACTGGGACGCACCGATCGTTTTTACCACCATGGTCCAGTTTCTCGACACCCTCTTCAGCGGGGGAACGCGCGGGGCCAGGAAGATGCACCAGCTGGCAAGATCGGTTCTGATTTTTGATGAGATTCAGACCTTACCGATCAACTGCGTCCATCTTTTCTGTAATGCTGTAAATTTTCTTGTTTCAGAGGCTGGCACCACGGTTGTCCTTTGCACTGCGACGCAACCGTTGCTCGATAAGTTGAAATCACCCGACAAAGGGCAACTGGCCATTCCTAAAGGAAATGAGCTGGTCGAAAATGTTGTCGAATTGTTTGAACAGCTCAAAAGAGTGGCAATCAGCAACAAGGTCCGTCCAGCTGGATGGACAGAATCCGAGTTGACCGAGCTGGCTGTCGATGAATATGAACAAAAGGGGAGTTGCCTCGTCGTAGTCAATACCAAAAAGTGGGCGCAACTTCTGTTTGAGTCGTGCAAAGACAAGGTCGAGGCAGGTAGCCTGTTCCATCTCAGTACCAGTCTCTGTCCGGCCCATCGTAAAGTGATTCTGGACCAGGTTCGGCAACGATTGGACGATGAGTTGCCCGTAATGTGTATCAGCACCCAATTAATCGAAGCAGGAGTGGACGTGGATTTTGCCTCGGTGATCCGCTTTCTGGCCGGTATGGACTCCATTGCCCAAGCGGCCGGGCGCTGCAATAGAAACGGCAAATTGCCGCAGGCAACCGTGCATGTCGTCAACCCACGGGAAGAGGCAATTGATATGCTCCACGATATCAAGGAGGGCCGTGATAAAGCCTTGCGGGTCTTGTCAGAAAAAGGTGATACCGATTTGATAGACCCTGAAGTAATGTCTCTCTATTTCTCCTATTACTTTTACAGCCGGGCGGCTGAGATGGATTATCCGGTCTCCCCCCGACAAGCCGGACGACAGGATAGCCTATTGAGTCTTCTCAGCGACAATCGCCGGAATATTGCAAGAACAGAGCCGCTGCAACTCAGACAATCCTTCGGCACAGCAGGAAAGATTTTCCAAGCGATTGACGCCCCGACTCAGGCAGTCATCGTCCCTTACGGAGAGGGCAAGGAAATTATCACCGGTCTCTGTGCGGCGTTTGAACCGACAAAAGCACATCAATTGCTAAAGAGAGCGCAGAAATACAGCGTCAATATGTTTCCAAATGTTATGCAGAAATTGAAGGAAGCTCAGGCTGTGAGGCCTGTCCAGAAAGGAGCGGAAATATATTATCTCGACGAGCGGTATTACAGCCGGGACTTCGGCTTATCCACCGAAGAGATCGGCCCAATGGAATTTCTAAACGCTTAG
- a CDS encoding type II toxin-antitoxin system HicB family antitoxin gives MKKIIQVHMYKGDEYYVAECTDLPVVTQGKTLDELVANLKEALELHLEDEDLADFDIAPHPSILANLEIDSPVHA, from the coding sequence ATGAAAAAGATAATACAGGTCCATATGTACAAAGGGGATGAATACTACGTGGCAGAGTGTACCGATCTGCCGGTTGTAACACAGGGAAAGACACTCGATGAACTGGTTGCCAATCTGAAAGAAGCCCTGGAGCTTCATCTCGAAGACGAAGACCTGGCTGATTTCGACATTGCGCCTCATCCGTCAATTCTCGCGAACCTGGAAATAGACTCACCGGTGCATGCCTAA
- a CDS encoding type II toxin-antitoxin system HicA family toxin gives MPKLKVLSGQDVIGILLLFGFVVAGQKGSHIKAAKILADGSRQTLTIPNHPHLDKGTLKAIYRQASRYVAESELKPHFYTE, from the coding sequence ATGCCTAAACTTAAAGTCCTGTCTGGTCAGGACGTCATAGGCATACTTCTGCTCTTCGGGTTCGTCGTTGCCGGACAGAAAGGCAGTCACATCAAGGCAGCAAAAATCCTCGCCGACGGCTCCCGGCAGACGCTCACCATCCCTAATCACCCTCATCTCGATAAGGGAACTCTCAAGGCCATTTACAGGCAGGCGTCCCGCTACGTCGCCGAAAGCGAACTGAAACCCCATTTTTATACTGAATAG
- a CDS encoding DUF4160 domain-containing protein → MPELSRFFGIVIYLYFREHNPPHFHAVYGEEEILIEIPSLSVITGNLSPRALGLVMEWASMHQSELLKAWEQATNHQMPDKIEPLK, encoded by the coding sequence ATGCCTGAACTGAGCAGATTTTTCGGGATCGTAATTTACCTATACTTCAGAGAGCACAACCCGCCTCATTTTCATGCCGTGTATGGCGAAGAAGAGATCCTCATCGAGATACCTTCCCTGAGTGTCATTACCGGCAACTTGTCGCCTCGTGCCCTTGGCCTTGTCATGGAATGGGCATCAATGCATCAGTCTGAGCTTCTGAAGGCCTGGGAGCAGGCCACGAATCATCAGATGCCGGACAAAATCGAACCACTGAAATAG
- a CDS encoding DUF2442 domain-containing protein — MHRIVEVKPLDNYKVWLRFNDSAEGIVDLGDVAGKGVFSAWNDLSVFRAVFVNPDTHTIAWPGGIDLCPDSLHAELTGKGILTATHA; from the coding sequence ATGCATCGCATTGTTGAAGTAAAACCGCTCGACAATTATAAGGTATGGCTCAGGTTCAATGATAGTGCGGAGGGAATCGTTGATCTCGGCGATGTTGCGGGTAAGGGGGTTTTTTCCGCGTGGAACGATCTGTCGGTATTCAGGGCTGTTTTTGTAAATCCTGATACGCATACAATAGCCTGGCCCGGCGGCATAGATCTTTGTCCCGATTCCCTTCATGCTGAACTTACGGGTAAAGGTATTTTGACGGCAACGCATGCCTGA
- the adeC gene encoding AdeC/AdeK/OprM family multidrug efflux complex outer membrane factor — MKYLNIKSLLTSLFQREELPLFGKEGRGEIFFGLRAAVVAFVLLALSACTMAPKYARPDAPVPGDWPGGPAYKESKLSDRAAADIKWQDFFMQEQLQKLISLALENNRDLRVAALNIERSRALYRIQRADLLPTVNAAARGIEQRVPAGISSTGQTMNVHQYSADLGFSSYELDLFGRVRSLKDKALEEYFATEEARRSLRISLVSEVAGIYLTLAADKEHLQIAQDTLASQQTSYKLIKSRFEAGASSELDLRQAQTSVDAARVDIARFTGLVAQDQNALALVIGSPVPADLIPAGLSEITALKELNAGLPSDVLQRRPDIMQAEHLLRAANANIGAARAAFFPRITLTTSVGVASPELSGLFHHGTGAWSFAPQITLPVFDTGRNLANLRVTEVDREISLARYEKAIQVAFKEVSDALAQFGTLGDQMEAQQSLTDAAAASYRLSQARYRSGIASYLNVLDAQRSLYNAQQGLISVRLSRLINLATLYKVLGGDAGE, encoded by the coding sequence TTTTCTTTGGGCTCCGTGCTGCAGTTGTTGCCTTTGTCCTGCTCGCGCTCTCTGCCTGTACCATGGCTCCGAAATATGCACGTCCGGATGCGCCAGTACCGGGTGACTGGCCGGGCGGACCGGCTTACAAGGAGAGCAAGCTGTCTGACAGGGCTGCTGCTGATATCAAATGGCAAGATTTCTTTATGCAGGAGCAGCTGCAGAAACTGATCAGCCTTGCATTGGAGAATAACCGCGACCTGCGCGTGGCTGCGCTGAACATTGAGAGATCACGGGCTTTGTATAGGATCCAGCGCGCCGATCTCCTGCCGACCGTGAATGCGGCCGCCAGAGGGATCGAACAGCGGGTCCCTGCAGGCATCTCGTCCACAGGTCAGACCATGAACGTGCATCAATACAGCGCTGACCTCGGATTCAGCTCCTATGAACTCGATCTTTTCGGCCGCGTGCGAAGCCTTAAGGACAAGGCACTGGAGGAGTATTTCGCGACAGAGGAGGCACGCCGCAGTCTGCGGATCAGTCTGGTGTCAGAGGTTGCAGGCATATACCTGACCCTTGCTGCTGATAAGGAACACCTGCAGATCGCGCAGGATACTTTGGCAAGTCAGCAGACTTCGTATAAGCTTATCAAAAGCCGCTTTGAAGCCGGCGCGTCATCCGAGCTGGATCTCCGTCAGGCGCAGACAAGCGTTGATGCAGCCCGTGTGGACATTGCCCGTTTCACCGGCCTTGTAGCCCAGGACCAGAATGCACTGGCGCTCGTGATCGGCTCGCCCGTACCGGCTGACCTCATACCTGCAGGCCTCAGTGAGATCACTGCGCTGAAAGAGCTCAACGCCGGCCTTCCGTCTGATGTACTGCAGCGCCGCCCTGACATCATGCAGGCTGAGCACCTTCTCAGGGCTGCCAACGCCAACATCGGAGCAGCACGTGCCGCGTTCTTCCCGCGTATCACTCTCACGACAAGCGTTGGTGTTGCGAGCCCCGAGTTGTCGGGTCTTTTTCATCATGGGACCGGCGCATGGAGCTTTGCGCCGCAGATCACTCTGCCGGTCTTCGACACCGGGAGGAATCTGGCCAACCTGAGAGTTACGGAAGTCGACCGCGAGATCTCCCTTGCCCGGTATGAAAAAGCGATCCAGGTCGCATTCAAAGAGGTGTCAGATGCTCTGGCGCAATTTGGAACGCTTGGCGATCAGATGGAGGCGCAGCAGTCTCTGACTGATGCAGCTGCCGCCAGCTACCGTTTATCCCAGGCGCGTTACCGCAGCGGCATAGCAAGCTACCTCAACGTGCTGGACGCGCAGCGCTCGCTGTACAATGCACAGCAGGGGCTGATCTCGGTCCGTCTTTCCCGTCTTATCAACCTGGCAACGCTCTATAAGGTACTGGGAGGAGATGCCGGGGAGTAA